AATTGATTTGGCTTGTACCACCTTCTGAAACACTACCTGTGAAGGCTAAAGAAGTACCACCGTTAAATGCGTCTTGGAAATCATAAGATCCAGCAATAGCATTAGCAGAATTATCTATACTCCAACGCCATGTTGGCATAACGTCTTGAACTGATCTACCATTCCATTCTGCATCTAATGATTCTTGTCCATTGATAAACCATTTGCGTCCGTGTCCTGTATTAAAATCAGTACTGAAAGGCATACTTGTTATTGGAGTCTTGTCTGCTACAAATCTTGCAATACCGCTCCACTCTTGTGCATCATCAGCTGTTCTAGGATCATTTGTGTGACCTACCCAGAATTTTTGTTCTTGTACGTGATAATCTTCACCAGTTGATGACATACCTAGAATTGTATCAGGAACGAAAAGTCCCAATGATAATCTTGTCATGTTAGTTGAAGGATCTATCAAAGTAGCTTTCTTTTGGTAAGTATTATATGCACCACCTCTTTGAAGTTCCCAGCCGGCAAAAGCATTATATTTATTCTTACCAGCTCCTTCAAAAGCATTCATTGTATTACTTATAGATGATGATCCCCAAGGGAAATCCATGAAATATGAGTCAGCAGGAGGGTTTCCTTCATCGTTGTTTTTAACTAGTCCTGAACCATATAAACTGCTAGAACCATCATACCAAGTAATCTCTATTGGATAGCCGATCTCTTCAGCGTATTTATGCATGTACTGTAACCACTTATAGAAGCCTTCTGTAGAGAATGAAGACTCTTGATTAATAAAGTAACCATCAAATCCATAATATTTAGCAATTTCTGCATATTTTCTAGCTACAGGATATGTACCGGAACCAGGACTATCTTCTTCCAAAGTCAATCTAGCCATACTTCCATCACTACCCCAGTTAAAGAAAATTGTACCGTACATTGGTACACCATTTCTGTGAGCAGCATCTGTAACTTCAGGGTTTGGAATAACACCATCCCAGAAGACCATATTATCTAACAATTGCCAGTTATCAAATGCATAGATCTTAAATCCTTCATCACCACCACCTACTGCTGAGTGACCTGGAGATGCAGAACTTAGATATGCTAAAGACATAACTTTTGCATCAGGATTCGCTAATGGGTTAACTTTACTACCCATAATTCTACTTTGTAGAGGTACTGATGCTTTGTGTATTTGGTCATATACATCACCAGTTGGTTCCCAATTAATAATTTTGTCTAGATCTATTTTTTTGTCTCTTGGACGAATTGAGTTATCTTGAACACTCAAATCTTCCTCTTCAGGTTCAGCAAAAGGTCCACCAGATTGAGCTGATAGCTTATCTGTGCCATTCCCTAAAACTAAACTTCCTATACCAAAACCTAATGCTAAAAATAAAGCAGCAGCTTTATGCATCAATTTTGGCTTATGTTTTTTACTCATACAAAATCCTCCCTAATCTACAAGTAAAAATACTTTTTAATCAAATCTAAATTGATTGGAGCATTTGAATTTTATAAATTAACAATATTTATAAAATTTTCCTCATACAATCAATCACCAATTAGATTAATTTACACAACAACATATTAAATTATAAACTTTTTTAATACATTTTCAACAATTTATTAATTTTTTCATCTGTATATCCCTGTATTCTTACCAGATTTCAAGTGATTTTAGCAGGTGTCCACCTTTATTTAGCTATTTATATTAAGCAAAATAGCAATATCATATAATTACTTAACAAATTAATTTTTCTTTTTAAGCAAAACAAAAGGGAGAAAAAATCTCCCTTTTTAAATAAACCTATTTGAAATTATTTCCTTTTACCTACACCTACCCCTTATAGCCAAAATCCGGCATACTATTCCACCTCTCAGACAAGTATGTAGCTGCCATTTTAGGTTGTCTTTCTCTCGTAAAGACCCCCTTCCTATTACCCATAACTCTTTGAATACCAAACTTAGTTTGGAAATCTGCAAAGTTCCATAATTGCTCTCCAACGAAATTATCAAATTCATCAAAAACCTTACTATTCATCTTGTAATAATTCATTTGATACTCTTCACTGAAAGGTTCGTTGTAAGCACTATGCATACCATTAATTGTGTCGGCTCCATATTCGGTGTACATGATTGGTTTATCGGGATATTTATCTACCCACGATTGCAAATCTTCTCTAGTGAACTTCTCTGCTTGTTCCAGATCACCTGTTAATCCATACCAACCATAATATCTATTCAGACAAATAACATCGAACAATTCTGCATTCTTAGTAGTCTCAGGATTTGAATAACCTATCAAAACATTTGTACAAGGTCTTTTTTGTGGGTCTAAAGATTTTGCCAACTCAAACAAAGGCTTATAGTACTCCAATGAACCATCAATGAAATCTGCAGCTTCATTAGAAAGAGACCACATTACCACGCAAGCGTGATTCTTATCTCTTCCTATAAGTTCTTTAATAACTTGCTCATGCATTTCCTTTGTCTTTAACTCTACCCAAGTATTTTCGCCCTCATTTCCAGTAGCTACATTAAATCCAAAATTTAGAATCAAACCTACTGCAGGAATCTCATCTATTACGACGATTCCTTCTTTGTCGCATAAACGCATCATTTCTTCTGAATAAGGATAGTGAGATGTTCTGAATGAGTTAGCACCCATCTTCTTCATAAGTTTTAAATCCAGGACATTATAAGCCTCATTCAAACCTCTACCATTAACATAAGTATCTTCATGTTTACCGAAGCCCTTGAAATAAAATAGCTTACCATTAATTAAGAATTCAGCATCCTTTACTTCTATAGTACGAACTCCAAACTCCTCTTCATAGACATCAATAACTTGCTCGGATTTAATCAAGCTTACTCGAGCAGTATATAGATATGCGTTCAAAGGTTCCCAGAGATTCACTTCTTCAATTCGAATGTTAGTTTCCTCAACTGATGAGCAAGCTACTAATTTATCATCTTGATCTAGAATCTCTATTTTTATTTCATCGAAATCCCCATTAATCGCTACTTTTGTTCTGACATCAGCCACTTTAGCTTCTAAATCAATATCGTAGCTAATAGTTATATCATCTATATAATCTCTAGGAGTAGTATAAATCTTAACTGGTCTATGAATCCCTGCATAATTAAAGAAATCGAAATTCTCATCAACTTTTCTTATTAACTTCCCAGAATCATCTTTGTACTCACTATAGTTTCCTACCGGTAAGCTTGTATAATCTAAAATATTTGAAACTTTAACTGTCAGTCTATTTTTACCTGAAAGGACAAAGTCATTTATTTCCACTTCAAAAGGTGTAAATCCACCCTTATGATGACAGACTTCTTTTCCATTGACGTATACCCAAGCTTCATGAGTAACTGAACCAAATCTTAAAACTATTCTTTCATCGAAAAAACTCTTCGGTAAATTAAAGTCTGTCTCGTACCAAAAATAGCCGGAGTGCTGTCTAACCTTCAAGTCTAAAGTCTGATCGTTAAAGCTTCCAGGAACAGCCATATACTCATAATCTGTTAAGCTATGCTCTGGCTTAATATTTTCAGTTTCAAAATCACATTTAAACTTCCAGATGCCGTCTAGACTTAACAAGTTTCTATAATTATTAACTTTTGGATACAACATAAATTCACCTCACGTCTTAAAACATGTTTATTTTATCGTTTGAAAGTAGTTATAGATTAATTATACACTGTAAAAATATTTACTTTGATAAAAGAGTTAAATTAATTTAAAGATAAGCAGACCTTTCAAAAACAACAAAAATGGCTGCCTCCGAAAAGACAACCATTTTATTATTTTTTTACAAATTACAATTTATCTATATTGTCTTGCTGTAAAAGCATAACGTTCTCCAATGTAGTAACACAGCACGTGATACAAAGGTTCATCATTTTCCAAATAAACATTACAGTTCATTAATAGAACAGGAGAGTTTATTTTAATATCTAATATTTCACTTATCTCTTCATCAGCTAAAACAGCTTCTAAGGAAACATCTCCATACTTAAGTTTCAAACCATAAACTTTCTCATAAACATCATATAAAGAACTATTATCATCAATATATTTCTGAATATCTGGACACAAATCAGACCTTATATTGGTTATTTCATAAGCCATTATTTTTTCATCTGCATATCTAAGTCTTTTAACTCTATATACTTTGTCATTACCATTTAATTTCAAAGTTTGTTTAACATCAACTGCAACATCATCTGTCTTTTCAATCATCAAAAGTTCACTAGAAGGTTTTCGCTTTGATTTAAGCATTTGCTCTGTAAAGCTTTCCAAGTAATTTAAATTGTAGTCAAGTTTATTTACCTTTACAAAAGTACCTTGACCACGCTTTTTGTACACATAACCTTCACGTTCTAAGATTGATAAAGCTTTTCTTATTGTTGCTCGACTACAAGAATAAAGTTTACTTAACTCTAATTCACCTGGCAGGCGCTCACCTGCCTCAAAGGTAGAATCTGATATTTTATTTAAAATGTCCCTATAAATATCTTGATAAATATACCCTATATTACTCGCCATACTCATTATCACTTTTTTTTTTTATAAATTATATCATTGTTAAAGATAATATTTTAAATCAAAAAGAGTTGACCCTATAGGACCAACTCTTATCTATTCACGCTATATGAACCTATCTGAACAGATTATATTGACATAAATTTGCGTGCAGCTTCTGCAACTGCCATTCTAGCCATATCATCCATTGCTGTCCCAACTGTAACTATATTTACACCTGTTGATTTAAACGCTGAGAAGTTCTCCAAGTTAATTCCACCTTCTGCTAAAGTTGGTACTTTAACAGTTTCTACCAAAGCTTGAAGCCTCTCTTTTATCTCATTAGGAATCTCACCTGCTGCAACACCTTCGTAGCTCATACCAGTCATCAAACCTATAAAATCTACACCTATTTCTTCCAGTCTTTTTGCGACCTTTGCAACCTCCTCTGGAGAATCAGCTGGTACACCAAATTGGTGCAGATCAGTTGATTTACCAATATAAGCATCAACATTCAATCCGAATCTATGTGCAGTTTTTACCCACTCTTCAATATCCATAAGATCTGATTTATGTGTATGAATTGAATCTGCACCTGCTAAAGATATTGTTCTAAAATCTTCATCAGTTACAATAACTGGCATTAGTTCTGTAAAACTTCCAGGGAAACCTACTGTAATAAATACATCATCAGGAACTACCGATCTGACTCCACGAGTTACTTCGGCCATTTGAGCAATTGTAATCTCATGTCTTAGTTTTTCAGCTTCCCCCATCTCTGTTACGCCTTTATATCCTCTTGCCAAAGCTAACGCTGGATGATTAGGCTCTAAGATCTTAACTCCTGCATCTGTTACTGCTTTTGCCAAACGAGCATCATCTCCTGTAATACCTGTAGACATCAGAGTAAAGTTGTTATTATCTTTCAACGCTTTAGCAATCTTTGCTCTTCCTTTTTCTAACTTCAACTCCATATCTTTTTTTATATACATAAATTCCCTCTTTTCTATTATTAATTATTAATTAACGAACTTATTTTGCTTCATCTTTAATTAAACGCTTAGCTCTTAGGTTAGCCCAACTTGTCAATACGAAAGCTACAGCTATAGTAACTAACATTGTAATCACTAATTGTACTGCTTTATTATTTGTAAGACCAGGAGCAACAAAGGTTGGAACATAGGCTGTACTCTTAATATCAAACATACCGACCATTGCACCACCTAAGGCTGCTGAGATGATTGCTGTTGCAAATACTAATTTATTACCAAACATATATGGATATGCCGCTTCAACAAATGTACCAAAGCACATATTAACAGTAAAACCTGGTATAGCAGCTGCTCTTCCACCTTTTTCACGTGGGAAAACAATATTAGCTAAAGTAATACCTGCAGATACGCAAACTAGCCCAACTAAATCTATAGCACCTAAGAAACTAAATCCTGTACTTTCCATTTCTAATAAAACAATTGGTAAAATTGCAGCATGGTATACACCACCAATAATCGCAAACCATATTACAGCTCCTACAAACAGTCCAGCTAAAGTAGAGTTATATGCTAATATCTGGTCAATTATGTCTCTTATACCATTTCCTAAGAATGCAGCAACTGGAGATATAACAAACATTCCAATAAATCCGGCTAACAAACCACCTAAAGCACCTGCTAATAAGTTACTTGTAGTTGTAGGTACTTTGTTTCTAAGACAAATAACCTCGACATAATAAACAATTAAACCTGCAATAATACCAGTAGCTAGTCCACCAAGAACTCCGCCACCAGTTGATAAGGAACCTGCAATAATACCAGCTACCAAACCAACTTCGTCAAAGCCTGAAATTTGCTTAGCTCCTAATCCTGCCAAAATTATTGGTAATAATCCAATAATCGTAGAACTAATCGCACTAAATGATGCTTGCTCATTACCTGTAACAGCTACAAGCCATTCATTTACACCACTGATTTGTCCTAAAGCAATCATCAATGCCATCGCAATAAATGCTGGCATGGCAGAGAACATTATTCCTCTAATGTTGATTCTTTTCCATACGGATCCGCCAGCTTCACCAGAACTTGCAGTTCCTATTTGTGGTCTATATTTTTCACCTAAACTTTTTGCTATAGCAGAAATATAAGCAATAGCTCTTGTTCTGCTATTAGTACCTGTAGTACCTGTAGAAGATACTACATTACATCCTGATGCCTCATATACACCCATTGAAGATCCACCAGAACCAGCTACTGGAATTTGTTTCGCTTTTGCAGCTTCCAAACTCTTCTTATTGTTTGAATTAGGATCTGAACTAACTGAAACTAGAGCATCAATCTTACTGTCTGAAATTAACTTTGCTAGCTTCGCATCTAATTCTTTAACAGCATTATTGATATTCTCTAAGCTATCTGATACTAAAACACTTATTTCTCCATTATCATCAAGCGTATATAAATCAACTTTTGCTTTTGAACTAATATTATCAAATGATGTAGAAGCAGCAATAAACTGAACATATCCAAGCTCCAAATTTGCAGCTTCTGCTTGAGTTTTTATTTCACCTAATAACTTTTGGGGATCATTACCGCCTTGAGAATATAGGTTTCCTCCACTACTTCCCACGATAGCTATCTTCTTACTCATAGTTACCTCTTTCTTTGTGTGATTGTATACACAAATCAATTTTATTTACTGTAGTTGTACGTACAACTTTATATAGTTTTATTGTATCTTAGTGTTATTGGATTTTAAAGTTGTAAATCTATATTCAACTTTTTTCACAATTTTTGTGGTTGACGGTTGTGCAGGGTGACGAAAGTTAAAAGATCGAGTGCTATTGAATAACAACTAGCTCAAATATATTGAGAAATTCCTATTTTAGCCATAAAATAACCCCATAAAGTTTGAGAACTTAATTGTTCAACCTTTGGGGTCATCACAAATTTAAAAATATATTCTTTTAAAATATTAATCAAATAATTACATTATAATAATGATAATTCTCACCATTTAAATTAAAATTCCAATCCTAATCTAAAATGCTCTGTATTCATATATTAAGAATACTCTGTATTGTTTATATAAGGGCTATTATTTCTTACAAAACTCCAGTTAATAGTATGTTTATTTACTATTCCTTGAAAGCATTAAACTTATTTGCTACATTAATAGTCATTTATAATCCTTATAAATCTTTCTCCAAATCTCGTCCTAGAAAATACTCTTTCTTTAGATATAACTCTATCAAATGAATCCGAATATATTGAAATCCCACCCTGTCCATCACTTTCGAAAGGAGAATCATTCTGGTATCCACTCATCAATCCGTTTCCTGTCAAACGCAATAACTCCGAAGTGATTTCATTGTTTTTTGTTGTAACTGTTTTATTATCTAGCATGAATTTAATGTCCATTCTTAGTAAGTTATTTATTATCTCAGAGTATGCACAAAATTCATCCCAATTTATTAAATAATCTAAATACGCTAAATACATCTTAGCTAGAAGTTCTGGTTTTTCAATATCTAAATAATTGTCAATAATAATTGTAATATAGGCTAATTCATTATCCCTATTTTTATCAAAAAACTTTTTCTTTTGTTTCTCTACATCTTTTTCAGTCACATTACCTGAATTAAAAGAGGCAATAAAATTTTTTAACTTATTCAAAAAAAATCGTCCTTTTATATCGTCAACAATATTATAAGCACTTACAGCATATTTTAT
Above is a window of Fastidiosipila sanguinis DNA encoding:
- a CDS encoding PTS sugar transporter is translated as MSKKIAIVGSSGGNLYSQGGNDPQKLLGEIKTQAEAANLELGYVQFIAASTSFDNISSKAKVDLYTLDDNGEISVLVSDSLENINNAVKELDAKLAKLISDSKIDALVSVSSDPNSNNKKSLEAAKAKQIPVAGSGGSSMGVYEASGCNVVSSTGTTGTNSRTRAIAYISAIAKSLGEKYRPQIGTASSGEAGGSVWKRINIRGIMFSAMPAFIAMALMIALGQISGVNEWLVAVTGNEQASFSAISSTIIGLLPIILAGLGAKQISGFDEVGLVAGIIAGSLSTGGGVLGGLATGIIAGLIVYYVEVICLRNKVPTTTSNLLAGALGGLLAGFIGMFVISPVAAFLGNGIRDIIDQILAYNSTLAGLFVGAVIWFAIIGGVYHAAILPIVLLEMESTGFSFLGAIDLVGLVCVSAGITLANIVFPREKGGRAAAIPGFTVNMCFGTFVEAAYPYMFGNKLVFATAIISAALGGAMVGMFDIKSTAYVPTFVAPGLTNNKAVQLVITMLVTIAVAFVLTSWANLRAKRLIKDEAK
- the uidA gene encoding beta-glucuronidase, whose translation is MLYPKVNNYRNLLSLDGIWKFKCDFETENIKPEHSLTDYEYMAVPGSFNDQTLDLKVRQHSGYFWYETDFNLPKSFFDERIVLRFGSVTHEAWVYVNGKEVCHHKGGFTPFEVEINDFVLSGKNRLTVKVSNILDYTSLPVGNYSEYKDDSGKLIRKVDENFDFFNYAGIHRPVKIYTTPRDYIDDITISYDIDLEAKVADVRTKVAINGDFDEIKIEILDQDDKLVACSSVEETNIRIEEVNLWEPLNAYLYTARVSLIKSEQVIDVYEEEFGVRTIEVKDAEFLINGKLFYFKGFGKHEDTYVNGRGLNEAYNVLDLKLMKKMGANSFRTSHYPYSEEMMRLCDKEGIVVIDEIPAVGLILNFGFNVATGNEGENTWVELKTKEMHEQVIKELIGRDKNHACVVMWSLSNEAADFIDGSLEYYKPLFELAKSLDPQKRPCTNVLIGYSNPETTKNAELFDVICLNRYYGWYGLTGDLEQAEKFTREDLQSWVDKYPDKPIMYTEYGADTINGMHSAYNEPFSEEYQMNYYKMNSKVFDEFDNFVGEQLWNFADFQTKFGIQRVMGNRKGVFTRERQPKMAATYLSERWNSMPDFGYKG
- a CDS encoding HisA/HisF-related TIM barrel protein produces the protein MYIKKDMELKLEKGRAKIAKALKDNNNFTLMSTGITGDDARLAKAVTDAGVKILEPNHPALALARGYKGVTEMGEAEKLRHEITIAQMAEVTRGVRSVVPDDVFITVGFPGSFTELMPVIVTDEDFRTISLAGADSIHTHKSDLMDIEEWVKTAHRFGLNVDAYIGKSTDLHQFGVPADSPEEVAKVAKRLEEIGVDFIGLMTGMSYEGVAAGEIPNEIKERLQALVETVKVPTLAEGGINLENFSAFKSTGVNIVTVGTAMDDMARMAVAEAARKFMSI
- a CDS encoding GntR family transcriptional regulator, whose product is MASNIGYIYQDIYRDILNKISDSTFEAGERLPGELELSKLYSCSRATIRKALSILEREGYVYKKRGQGTFVKVNKLDYNLNYLESFTEQMLKSKRKPSSELLMIEKTDDVAVDVKQTLKLNGNDKVYRVKRLRYADEKIMAYEITNIRSDLCPDIQKYIDDNSSLYDVYEKVYGLKLKYGDVSLEAVLADEEISEILDIKINSPVLLMNCNVYLENDEPLYHVLCYYIGERYAFTARQYR